From a region of the Candidatus Nanopelagicales bacterium genome:
- a CDS encoding acyltransferase — translation MTTSVQVGTATEVAPAAGRKPSPLDGLRAILVLLVIAGHLEITGLLAGGQGRAIAFFALSGFLVTAVLLKRHDSAGRISLTDFYSSRVARFVPTLLVVTGLSILSSAAATKGWWKADSVALVDMLAALPRLWSQTINVELIHGVDPPYELVPSWSLGLEWQFYLIWPVVFAVVMATVGRRALGWLALAAAITGFAWSAYLALALGPELSRVSYGSDTRGAAILLGCAGAVAISNQALRSWLKRRSRPIIITTTIATALMFSRVPFDSGPYMTRWGQVVVASAVCLLTAALWVNPRAGRALTLAPLVWIGQRSLGIFLIHVPIMQLLGGHGDLRRSVAIVATTLTIAGFTYRFLDVPLTNSVKQLVASIPRRRTLTLPTAVPAAVPSLVRGECQVQRAGAQA, via the coding sequence ATGACAACGTCAGTCCAGGTCGGCACAGCCACCGAGGTGGCCCCTGCCGCAGGCCGCAAACCGAGCCCGCTCGATGGCCTGCGAGCGATCCTGGTGTTGCTCGTCATCGCCGGTCACTTGGAGATCACCGGGTTGCTCGCTGGCGGCCAGGGCCGTGCTATCGCGTTCTTCGCCCTCTCTGGCTTCCTGGTAACGGCCGTGCTGCTCAAGCGGCATGACTCGGCCGGTCGAATCAGCCTCACCGATTTCTACAGTTCCCGGGTCGCCCGGTTCGTTCCCACCTTGCTCGTCGTGACGGGGCTGAGCATCCTGAGTTCAGCCGCGGCAACCAAGGGATGGTGGAAGGCCGACTCTGTCGCTCTCGTAGACATGCTGGCCGCGCTTCCGCGACTGTGGTCGCAGACCATCAATGTCGAACTCATCCACGGGGTTGACCCACCGTACGAACTCGTTCCAAGTTGGTCGCTCGGATTGGAGTGGCAGTTCTACCTCATCTGGCCGGTGGTATTCGCCGTCGTGATGGCAACGGTGGGCCGCCGCGCGTTGGGCTGGCTGGCGCTCGCCGCCGCGATCACCGGGTTCGCATGGTCGGCCTACCTGGCGCTGGCCCTCGGCCCGGAACTGTCCCGGGTCTCCTACGGTTCTGACACCCGCGGCGCGGCGATCCTGCTCGGCTGCGCTGGCGCTGTGGCGATCTCCAACCAAGCGCTGCGGTCATGGCTCAAACGGCGTTCGCGCCCAATCATCATCACCACGACAATCGCAACAGCGTTGATGTTCTCTCGGGTGCCGTTCGACTCCGGTCCGTATATGACTCGCTGGGGTCAGGTCGTGGTCGCGTCGGCCGTCTGCCTGCTCACGGCCGCACTTTGGGTCAATCCACGCGCCGGCCGCGCCCTGACGCTCGCGCCGCTGGTGTGGATCGGTCAGCGGTCGCTGGGGATCTTCCTCATCCACGTGCCCATCATGCAATTACTGGGTGGTCACGGGGATCTACGACGCAGTGTCGCGATCGTCGCCACGACGCTCACCATTGCCGGATTCACCTATCGGTTCCTGGACGTCCCCTTGACCAATAGCGTCAAACAACTCGTGGCGTCGATCCCGCGGCGGCGAACATTGACCCTGCCGACAGCGGTACCGGCGGCGGTGCCGAGCCTGGTCCGCGGCGAGTGCCAAGTCCAGCGGGCGGGCGCGCAGGCCTGA
- a CDS encoding glycosyltransferase family 2 protein — MKLSILMPVYNEADTVQTMIDRVRKVAFPCEVELVIVDDASTDGTAAILDALDGDDITLLRHPHNRGKGGAIRTAVAAASGDFLVPCDADLEYRPEEIPDLLAPVIAGEAQVVYGNRSFGSHSSYSFWYVMGNRGVTTAANVLFNSYIGDLETCMKLMPTDLYRSLEIESEGFGMEAEITGKLLAQGIRPYEVPISYQARSREEGKKITWKDGVEAIWILGRIRTQSGIAKRKQRRASERASKVSAK, encoded by the coding sequence ATGAAGCTCTCCATCTTGATGCCGGTCTACAACGAGGCCGACACAGTCCAGACGATGATTGATCGGGTCCGCAAGGTGGCATTCCCTTGCGAGGTCGAACTCGTGATCGTCGACGATGCGAGCACCGACGGCACTGCGGCAATTCTGGACGCGCTGGACGGCGATGACATCACCTTGCTTCGGCATCCACACAACCGTGGAAAGGGTGGTGCGATCCGCACCGCTGTCGCGGCTGCCTCGGGTGACTTCCTGGTGCCCTGCGACGCGGATCTGGAGTACCGGCCCGAAGAGATCCCGGACTTGTTGGCGCCGGTTATCGCCGGTGAGGCACAGGTCGTGTATGGCAACCGATCGTTTGGCAGCCACTCGTCCTACTCGTTCTGGTACGTAATGGGTAACCGTGGGGTCACTACCGCCGCGAACGTGTTGTTCAACTCGTACATCGGTGACCTTGAGACCTGCATGAAGTTGATGCCGACCGACCTGTACCGCTCCCTGGAGATCGAATCCGAGGGCTTTGGCATGGAGGCTGAGATTACCGGCAAACTGCTGGCGCAGGGGATTCGTCCCTACGAGGTGCCCATCAGCTACCAAGCGCGCAGCCGCGAGGAAGGCAAGAAGATCACCTGGAAGGACGGGGTTGAGGCGATCTGGATTCTGGGTCGAATCCGTACCCAGTCCGGGATAGCAAAACGCAAGCAGCGTCGCGCGTCCGAACGTGCATCGAAGGTCTCGGCGAAGTGA
- a CDS encoding SDR family oxidoreductase, with protein sequence MGEATRTLVTGGSGFLGSHLCDRLLEAGNEVLCVDNFYSSTRSNVEHLLDHPRFELMRHDVTFPLYVEVDEIYNLACPASPVHYQRDPVQTTKVSVIGAINMLGLSKRTKAKILQASTSEVYGDPHVHPQPESYWGNVNPIGLRSCYDEGKRAAETLFFDYRRQHSLDIKVVRIFNTYGPRMHPQDGRVVSNFIVSALAGKPLTIYGDGTQTRSFCYVDDLIDGFVRMMAAPSDVTGPINLGNPNEFTMNQLAEQVLRLTGSSSTIEYLPLPSDDPTQRKPVITKAEEILGWEPKVELAEGLKETIEWFSR encoded by the coding sequence ATCGGTGAGGCAACCCGAACTCTGGTCACCGGCGGATCGGGTTTCCTCGGGTCACATTTGTGTGATCGACTGCTCGAGGCTGGCAACGAGGTGCTGTGCGTCGACAACTTCTACTCCTCAACCCGTAGCAACGTTGAGCATCTCCTCGACCACCCACGCTTTGAACTCATGCGTCATGACGTGACATTTCCGCTCTACGTCGAGGTCGATGAGATCTACAACCTCGCGTGCCCGGCGTCACCAGTCCACTATCAGCGCGACCCCGTCCAGACCACCAAGGTAAGCGTCATCGGTGCAATCAACATGCTGGGTTTGTCGAAGCGGACCAAAGCCAAGATTTTGCAGGCATCGACGTCTGAGGTGTACGGCGATCCGCATGTTCACCCGCAGCCGGAGAGCTACTGGGGCAACGTGAATCCCATCGGGTTGCGCTCCTGCTACGACGAAGGCAAGCGTGCGGCCGAGACGCTGTTCTTTGACTACCGGCGCCAGCACAGCCTGGACATCAAAGTGGTGCGGATCTTCAATACCTACGGTCCGAGAATGCATCCGCAGGACGGACGGGTGGTCTCCAACTTCATCGTGTCCGCCCTGGCCGGCAAGCCGCTGACGATCTACGGCGATGGAACTCAAACGCGGTCGTTCTGCTACGTCGATGACCTGATCGACGGGTTCGTCCGGATGATGGCCGCCCCCAGCGATGTGACTGGACCAATCAACTTGGGCAACCCGAACGAGTTCACCATGAACCAACTCGCTGAGCAGGTACTGCGGCTGACAGGCTCCTCGTCGACCATCGAGTACCTGCCCCTACCCTCCGACGATCCGACCCAACGCAAGCCGGTGATCACCAAGGCCGAGGAAATCCTCGGGTGGGAGCCGAAGGTGGAATTGGCCGAGGGTCTCAAAGAGACCATCGAGTGGTTCAGTCGCTGA
- a CDS encoding NHL repeat-containing protein: protein MSFSVTVVMVAAVLSIVAPVTSHAVNPTPDVAKELHGLSTPTGVAVAPNGDVYVTNLDLGTVSVFEPGSTTPNAAKEVGSPASLSYPEGLAFDSAGDLFVANLDPNPGGGFIQVFDLSVDRVNPARTITGVDHVAGIAFDSTDHLYAAQLIDSSFSPGTNVWVIDPGASAPNLSKTLTVTLGEPGVAGVAIDSTGHVFVGNLGNPLSPPTDGTTVQVFDPGSTTPNPSKTLTGLDGPAGIAFDAGGNVYVGNLGANQTGTTVSVFDRGSTTANPSKTLTGLTTPALMAFNQVTGYLYVANNASSPGAVSVFGIPGPLAFTPAPVLFKAVPSGSHSNVTVTVTNTGTAAVTPSAITATGKGISVTSGNPGTCSTGVAIAAESGTCTVKLTWSPTKAAPVSGALTIAYPFGSRPSDRVALTVRRKAQTPLNRCVTPGATARSIPRRGTKTLMKPGCRTNAGQKVGVRAVRATPRVATRGDLRYYEFFCKKSNGKITRTTETSYGDQARYCRKGSLRIRTFGYKLKLALVWSAPATGGYKAYTKTKKFRV from the coding sequence ATGTCTTTTTCAGTCACCGTTGTCATGGTCGCGGCGGTGTTGTCCATCGTCGCTCCCGTGACCAGCCACGCTGTGAACCCCACCCCGGATGTTGCGAAGGAGCTACACGGACTCAGCACGCCAACGGGAGTGGCCGTCGCACCCAATGGCGATGTCTATGTGACCAACCTCGATCTGGGTACGGTCTCGGTCTTTGAACCTGGCTCGACAACGCCCAACGCGGCTAAAGAAGTCGGTAGTCCGGCAAGTCTGTCCTATCCCGAGGGCCTGGCGTTTGATTCGGCCGGAGACTTGTTCGTGGCGAACCTTGATCCGAACCCCGGCGGCGGATTCATCCAGGTGTTTGACCTCAGTGTGGATCGAGTGAATCCCGCGAGGACGATCACAGGCGTGGACCATGTCGCGGGAATCGCTTTCGATTCCACTGACCATCTATACGCCGCACAACTGATCGACTCGAGTTTCTCGCCTGGGACAAATGTCTGGGTGATTGATCCTGGTGCATCGGCACCCAACCTCTCCAAGACACTGACTGTGACGCTCGGTGAGCCCGGGGTCGCTGGCGTCGCGATCGATTCCACCGGTCATGTGTTCGTCGGCAACCTCGGTAACCCCTTGAGCCCGCCAACCGATGGCACCACCGTGCAAGTGTTTGACCCGGGCAGCACCACGCCCAACCCGAGCAAAACCCTCACCGGATTGGATGGCCCCGCCGGGATCGCCTTCGACGCCGGCGGCAATGTTTACGTTGGGAATCTCGGGGCCAACCAAACCGGCACCACCGTGTCGGTTTTCGATCGTGGATCCACTACCGCGAACCCCAGCAAGACCTTGACCGGTCTGACCACGCCTGCGCTGATGGCGTTCAACCAGGTAACTGGCTACCTGTATGTCGCAAACAACGCCTCCTCTCCCGGCGCAGTTTCGGTCTTCGGCATCCCCGGCCCACTGGCGTTCACCCCTGCCCCCGTCCTCTTCAAAGCCGTGCCCTCCGGTTCCCACTCGAATGTGACGGTCACCGTGACCAACACCGGAACGGCGGCCGTCACGCCCAGTGCGATCACCGCAACCGGGAAAGGCATTTCGGTCACCAGCGGCAATCCAGGGACCTGTTCAACCGGCGTCGCGATCGCCGCGGAAAGCGGAACCTGCACCGTGAAGCTCACTTGGAGCCCGACCAAGGCCGCGCCGGTGAGCGGCGCCTTGACCATCGCCTACCCCTTCGGAAGCAGGCCGTCGGACAGGGTCGCTCTGACCGTTAGGAGGAAAGCGCAGACCCCGTTGAATCGGTGCGTCACCCCAGGCGCCACCGCAAGATCGATCCCCAGGCGAGGCACCAAGACGTTGATGAAGCCCGGCTGTCGCACAAACGCTGGCCAGAAGGTCGGCGTGCGCGCCGTCAGAGCCACCCCACGTGTCGCCACCCGTGGCGACCTTCGCTACTACGAGTTCTTCTGCAAGAAGAGCAACGGCAAGATCACAAGAACCACTGAAACAAGCTACGGCGACCAGGCGCGGTACTGCCGGAAGGGCAGCCTCAGAATCAGGACTTTCGGGTACAAGCTGAAACTCGCACTTGTTTGGTCTGCTCCAGCCACTGGCGGCTACAAGGCCTACACCAAGACCAAAAAGTTCAGGGTCTAG